Below is a genomic region from Fretibacterium sp. OH1220_COT-178.
CGGACGCACGGCACGTGCCTGTGTCCAGAAGGTCTCCCGATTGGACGGCAGGACGGTGGTGACGGTCGAGGGGCTCTCCGGCCGCGAACGGGAGATCTACGCCTGGGCCTTCGGGGCCGCGGGGGCGGTGCAGTGCGGCTTCTGCATCCCCGGCATGGTGATGAGCGCAAAGGGCCTTTTGGACGCCAACCCGAGCCCGACCGTGCCGGAGATCAAGGAGGCGATCAAGGGGAACCTCTGCCGCTGCACGGGGTACGCGAAGATCGAGAGGGCCGTGGCGATGGCCGCGGAGGCCCTGCGCGACCCCGATTTTGTCCCTCCGCGGGACCCCTACGGCCGTCCCTATGCGCTGAGCGAGCGGATGCCGCGCCTCGACGCCCGCGAGAAGGTCCTGGGCACGGGCAAGTACGTCGAGGACCTCAAGATGCCGGGGATGCTCTACGGCGCCGCGCTGCGCCCCAAGACGCCGCGCGAGCGGATCCTGAGCATCGACACGAGCGCCGCGGAGGCGCATCCGGGCGTCGTGGCCGTGCTGACGGCCAAGGACGTGCCGGGCGAGCGGTACATCGGGCACATCGTGCACGACTGGCCGGTGCTGATCGCGCCGGGCGAGGTGACCCGATACGCGGGCGACGCTCTGGCCCTGGTCGCCGCAACCGGCAAGAAGGCGCTGAAGGAGGCCCTGGCGCTGATCCGGGTGGAGAGCGAGGTCCTGAAGCCCATGCTCACCATCGAGGAGTCCCTGGCCCCTGACGCGGAGCCCATCCATCCCTTCGGCAATCTCGTGAAGGTCAATGCGGTCGTCAAGCGGGGCGATGTGGACAGGGCCCTGGCGGAGTCCGCGCATGTGGTGAGCCACTCCTACAGCTCTCCTGTCGGGGAGCATGCCTTTCTGGAGCCGGAGACCGCTCTGGCCTACCCCGATGAGGGCGGAAGGCTGGTGCTGCGCACGTCCGGGCAGAGCGTCTACGACGAGTACCGTGAGGTGACGCGGATGCTGGGCTGCGGGGAGGGGCAGGTTCGCGTGATCTCGGCGCTGGTCGGCGGCGGGTTCGGCGGCAAGGAGGACATGTCCGTCCAGCACCACGCCGCGCTTCTGGCGTGGCACGTCAAGCGGCCGGTCCAGGTGTCCCTCTCCCGCCAGGAGAGCATGATCGTGCATCCCAAGCGGCACCCGATGTTCATGGACTACACCGCCGGCTGCGACGCGGAGGGGCGCATCACGGCCATGAGGATCCGGATCCGGGGGGACACGGGCGCCTACACGTCCCTGGGCGGCCCCGTGATGCAGCGCGCCTGCACCCACGCCACGGGGCCCTACCGCGTCCCGAACGTGGACATCGAGGGGACGAACGTCTACACCAACAACCCGCCGAGCGGGGCGTTCCGCGGGTTCGGCGTCACCCAGTCCGCCTTCGCGGTGGAGTCCACGCTGAACCTGCTGGCGGAGAAGGCCGGCCTCTCGTACTGGGAGATCCGGGACCGCAACGTCGTGGAGCCGGGCGACGTGCTGGGCAACGGCCAGATCGCGGCTCCGAACACGGGGATCCGCGAGTGCCTGAAGGCCGTCAAGCCGCATTTCGATTCATCGCCCCGCGCCGGCCTGGCCTGCGCCTGGAAGAACAGCGGCCTGGGGGTCGGCGTCCCCGACACGGGGCGGATGCGCCTCGTGGTCCGTGACGGCGGCATCCGGCTCTTTACCAGCGCGGCCTGCATGGGGCAGGGCGTGGCGACGACGATGGTGCAGATCGCGTCCTTCACCACGGGGCTTCCCGTGAACCGGATCGCCTTCAACGAGCCCGACACCGCCCTGACGCCGGACAGCGGGACCTCGACGGCCTCGCGCCAGACCCTGTTCACGGGCGAGGCGACGCGGCGGGTCTGCATGAAGTTTATGGAGGCCCTGAAGGAGGAGGGGGGCGACATTGCCCGACTGGAGGGGCGGGAGTTCTACGACGAGTTCCTGTTCGTAACGGACCCGATGGGCTCGGACAAGCCGAACCCGGTCAGCCACGCGGCCTACAGCTTCGGGGTCCACGTCTGCATCCTTGATGAGGACGGCCGGTTGGAGAAGTACGTCGCCTGCCACGATGTGGGGCAGGTCATCAACCTGAACAGCGTGGAGGGGCAGATCGAGGGCGGCGTCGTGATGGGGCTGGGCTATGCGCTGACCGAGGACCTGCGCCTCGAGGGCGGTATTCCGCGCGCACGGCTGGGGACGCTCGGGATGTTCCGCGCCCCGGACGTCCCGCCGATCGAGTGCATCCTCCTGGACTGCAAGGATCCGCAGGGCGCGGGCGCCTATGGGGCCAAGGGGGTGGGCGAGGTCGTTCTGGTCCCGCCGGCGCCGACCCTGGCCCTGGCCTATCAGCGGTGGGACGGCAGGTTCCGGGACAGCCTTCCGCTCGAGGGGACGCCGTACAGCCGGAAGAAGTAGCGGCGATGTCCGTCGGAAAGGTTGCCGTGCTCTGCGGCGGGGACGGCGCGGAGCGGGAGGTCTCCCTGAACAGCGGGGCGGCGGTGTGTGCGGCACTGCGTTCCGCGGGGCTCGAGGCGGAGACGATCGATCTGCAAAGCCTCGATGGGGCGAATGCGCTTGCCGGGCGCTTCGACGTCGCCTTCGTCGCGATGCATGGAGATTGGGGCGAGGACGGGACGCTTCAGGCGGTCCTGGAGGAGATCGGGCTTCCCTACACGGGGTCGGGCCCCTCGGCCTGTGCCCTCGCCATGCACAAGGGCCGGTCGCTCGAGCGGTTTGTCCGGGCGGGGCTGACAGTCCCGAGGGGGATGTTGCTCGCCCCGGGCGAGCCCGCGGACTTTCGGAGTGTCGTCGGCTCACTGGGCGAAGACCTGGTCGTGAAGCCCTGTTCGGGCGGCAGCACCGTCGGGGTGACGATCCTCCGGTCGGCGTCGGAGGGCGACTTTGGGGGGGCGGTCGAGTACGCGCGCCGCTATGGGCCCGAGGTCCTGGTGGAGTCCTACGTGGCGGGCCGCGAGCTGACCGCCGCGGTTCTGGAGCGGGGCGGGACGGCGGCCGTGCTGCCGGTAGTCGAGATCGTCCCGCGCCGGGGGTTCTACGACTACGCCAACAAGTACACCGAGGGGGCGACCGACTACCGCGTCCCCGCCCCCCTGGAGCCCGAGGTGCTGCGCCGTGTCGAGGCCGCCGCGCTTGCGGCCCATCGGGTGCTGGGTTGCCGGGCCTACAGCCGGGCCGATTTCCGTCTCT
It encodes:
- the xdh gene encoding selenium-dependent xanthine dehydrogenase gives rise to the protein MYRLTINGKVHDIEEDGSLLDYLRDTADITSVKNGCAEGACGACTVLIDGRTARACVQKVSRLDGRTVVTVEGLSGREREIYAWAFGAAGAVQCGFCIPGMVMSAKGLLDANPSPTVPEIKEAIKGNLCRCTGYAKIERAVAMAAEALRDPDFVPPRDPYGRPYALSERMPRLDAREKVLGTGKYVEDLKMPGMLYGAALRPKTPRERILSIDTSAAEAHPGVVAVLTAKDVPGERYIGHIVHDWPVLIAPGEVTRYAGDALALVAATGKKALKEALALIRVESEVLKPMLTIEESLAPDAEPIHPFGNLVKVNAVVKRGDVDRALAESAHVVSHSYSSPVGEHAFLEPETALAYPDEGGRLVLRTSGQSVYDEYREVTRMLGCGEGQVRVISALVGGGFGGKEDMSVQHHAALLAWHVKRPVQVSLSRQESMIVHPKRHPMFMDYTAGCDAEGRITAMRIRIRGDTGAYTSLGGPVMQRACTHATGPYRVPNVDIEGTNVYTNNPPSGAFRGFGVTQSAFAVESTLNLLAEKAGLSYWEIRDRNVVEPGDVLGNGQIAAPNTGIRECLKAVKPHFDSSPRAGLACAWKNSGLGVGVPDTGRMRLVVRDGGIRLFTSAACMGQGVATTMVQIASFTTGLPVNRIAFNEPDTALTPDSGTSTASRQTLFTGEATRRVCMKFMEALKEEGGDIARLEGREFYDEFLFVTDPMGSDKPNPVSHAAYSFGVHVCILDEDGRLEKYVACHDVGQVINLNSVEGQIEGGVVMGLGYALTEDLRLEGGIPRARLGTLGMFRAPDVPPIECILLDCKDPQGAGAYGAKGVGEVVLVPPAPTLALAYQRWDGRFRDSLPLEGTPYSRKK
- a CDS encoding D-alanine--D-alanine ligase; the encoded protein is MSVGKVAVLCGGDGAEREVSLNSGAAVCAALRSAGLEAETIDLQSLDGANALAGRFDVAFVAMHGDWGEDGTLQAVLEEIGLPYTGSGPSACALAMHKGRSLERFVRAGLTVPRGMLLAPGEPADFRSVVGSLGEDLVVKPCSGGSTVGVTILRSASEGDFGGAVEYARRYGPEVLVESYVAGRELTAAVLERGGTAAVLPVVEIVPRRGFYDYANKYTEGATDYRVPAPLEPEVLRRVEAAALAAHRVLGCRAYSRADFRLSEEGVPFILEVNTAPGMTGTSLVPKAAGAAGLSFPELVRAIVEASLDQWSAPR